The following nucleotide sequence is from Kiritimatiella glycovorans.
GTGCGCTGGATGTCGTACATCTCGCTCTGCACGACGGATTCCATCGATTTCTCCTTGTCGACTTTGAGCAAGGGGAGCATCAGGGAGGCCAGCGCGCCCAGCAGCCCGATCACGATCAACAGCTCGATCAGCGTGAAGCCGGAAGAGGCGCTTCGCGCCGTCATTGGCGATTGGTCATTCGTCATTCGTGAAGAGCCCAGTGCGTTTCGTGTCTTGTTCATGGTCTTGCCTCCATTGTTGCAACGCTGTTCTTTCTGCTTTTGCCATCCGCGCGATGCACGCGGGACAGGGATTGCCCGTCAGGCAGCCCGTGCAGCGACCGCCTCCGTCGCACCGATGGTCGTGGTGATCGCGGTGATCGTCGTCCGGCGCTTTCCCGTCGGGCTCGCGCTCGCTATCGTATCTCTCTGCTATCATGAGTTTCTCCAAACCTGGATTTCACCACAGAGGCACGGAGGCACAGAGTTCAATCTCTGCTCCGTGTCTCCGCGCCTCCGTGGTGAATCTTCTCTTCAGTTGTTCTGTAGGACCTCTGGCAGTCCCTTCCAATGACTAATGACCAATGACTAATGACCAGTTCAATGATGCTCATGTCCGTGTCCATGGTGATCGTCCGTGTGGATGAAGGCGGCCGCCGCGATGTGAGGCCGCAGCCATTCCTTCAAAGCGTTGTCGTCCTGGTAGCCCAAGCGTCGATCAGTGGACTTGCCGCCGACATAGAGGCGCGTGTCCGGTATGGCCTCCACACCGCTTTCGCGGGCGAGAGCCCTGTGAGTGTCCGTGTCGACCAACACAACACGCATGGTGCCCGGCAAGGCGTCGGCCAGGCGATGCAGATTCGGCTTCAACGCCCGGCAATGGCCACATGCTTCGCCCCCATAGCTCACCAATACAAGGGGCGTACCGGTCAGCAGATCGTCCAGATTCGCGTCTTCGGCCAGCTCCACGACGTGCGCACTGGGAACCACCTCGCGCGCGGCCTTCTGCCGGTGCAACTGCACAACGACGATCACCGCGAAGGCGACCGCCGTGATCACGAGGATGCGGACGGCGCGGAACAGGATGCTTTTCTTCGTTGTCATTTCATCAACTCACAAACTCTCAGGCTTTTCCGGGCCGCCATTCAGGATCATGAAATAACTGTAGTCTTTCCGGGCATGGCGCCCCAGGAGGTCTTTGACGAGTCCCTGCCGAATCTGGCTCATCTCGTCCTTTGGAAGCGTTCCGGGGTTCGTTTTCCCTTCGAAGAAACGTTGCAAACGGGCCTTGGTGTCGTCATCGTAGGTGAAAACGATTCGCTTCCCGTCAGATAGCCGTTCGGCGAAAAAGACCATCGCCTTCGGCGAGGGGCCCAGAACGCCACGCTCGCGGGAAAGCCGACGGCCTAGAATCAGTTCAAACGCATCCCAGATGCCCCCCATCTTTCCTTTGCATTCGATGCGCAGATCGTCCATCAGCGGCACTTCGTCGCCGTACAGCTCGCGAATGGCGAAATCCATGGCCAGGAATCCGCTCAGTGCGCCAGGGCAAAGCCCCGCCTGAGGCAGTTCGAAATCCACCCTCTTGCCGGCCTTGACCTTTTCCTCTGCCACGGCCACGAGGGCGCCCATTTTACTCTGGGCATGGTACTGCAGGCATTGCATCAGGGAGGTGGTTCGCACCATACCGAGGACGTTCCTGACCGATACCGTCTTGTCCGCCAGCAACCGTTTAATCTCCTCCGTGAAATGCGCCTTCAACGGAAGCGTCCATTGCGGATGCAAAATCAGATCAGAACTTTCGGACGCAGTTTCACCGAATTTGGCGTCCGCGGCACCGGCCGGGATAATCGGGCTTGCCAGAGCGGACAACTCGGGCGCGGACTCACCGGCCTTCAGCACGATCCCATCGCGTTCAACGGAATGTCCCGGTTCATCGTCGACAAAGCGGACCACATAGGGCTCCATCATCTTCGGGCACTGCAGTGCGCCTTCCGCGTTCAACGAACCCTTCCACAGGACTTCGCCATTGGTCTTTGATTTCAACAGTATCGGCGCGCCCGCCCCCGATTCGCCGTCCGAAAAGCCTACGGTGACCGTGAACGTTCCATTCTCGTGGTCCTCGATCATCATCAGCGGCTTGTGGGCGTACGCTGTCGCGGCCAGCATGGCCAGAAGCAGCAACGGCAGGCCTCGGCGAAGTATTCCCTTGCCCGTGTTTTTGTATGGTTTCAGCACCTTAGTCTCCATTCTTTCAAGTGGTTGAGCGAGCGGGGCGGCCCGCGGCGGCCGCCCCGCCAACGCCTTTGGTTTATCTATGGGTTCAGCGGCTTTCCGCACATTACTCCGATCAGTTTCGCGGGCTGGATCCCGTCCGTATCGTCGTCGTCCACCAGGAAGTGCGCGGTGTAGTAGGCGAAGTTGACCTCATTGCCGCCTTCGGCATCCTCCGTCGGCACGGGCGCCTGGCCCTCCATGGAGATACCGAGTTCGACGTTGCCCTTGGTCCAGTCGGTATTGTCACCGCTGCCGGCCTGCCAGTCGATGGTGGGCGTTACCCAGCAGGGAATGATGACCCCGTCACTGGCCCCGCCGTTCATGTCCGTGACCCACTCGTCCAGCGCACGTCCTTCGAACGTGATCTTGCCCTTGCCGGTACTTCCGACGTGCGGCGTGAAGTGCTTGTGCAGCCACTGCTCGCCGTCGGGATTGCAGGACATAACCACATAGTCGCCAACCGCCAGCGTTCGGGAATTGAAGCCGCTGTCATAGCAGAGGCTGGTAATTCCGGCCGCATTCAGCGAGGCGACCATGTTCGTGGTCAACGGCTGAATCGATGCTGGCTTCGGCCCGCCCCCGTTGCTGATGTTGAACGCCATGGACTTCTGCATGCCGGGCATGCGTCCGCCGCTGGCCGCATTCGTCAGACCACTGTGCATGTCGTTGGGATATTTGCCCGTGATCTCTTCGTACTGGTACAGCGTGCGGATCGTGCCCGCCTTGTTGTACTGGCTCACATCCATCATGGACTCCCGCCGATCGGCCGTGAGCTTAGGCAGGACGAGAGCGACCAGCGCGCCCATCAACCCGATCACGATCAACAGTTCAATGAGCGTGAACCCGCTTTTCTTGTTTCGCTTCTTCGTATTCATTCTGTTCTTTCCTCTGTTTACCGATGACCAATGACCAATGACCAATCACTAATGACCCATGACGCGCCGCAGGCGCAAATGACCAATGACCAATCAGGAGAGGCGCCGGGGGCGTGGAAGCCCCCGGCGCCGGGTTTGGGTTTACGTTACGGATTCAGCACGCCGCATTCAGGGCATGAGGTGCCGATCAGTCGGGCCGCTACTGCTGGAGCCTCGTCGTAGACCTTGAAGTAGGCCATGTAGTAGGCGAACTCCACCTCTTCGCCGCTGGCCGCGGAGACCGGAATCGGGCACTGGCCTTCGAGGCTGATGCCGTAATTGACCGCACCCTTGGTCCAGTCGAGGTTGTCGCCGGCACCGCCCGACCAGTCAATCGTCGGCGTGATCCAGAGGCACACCACTGTGCCATTTGTCGTATCCCAGCCAGGCGTACCGGTGGCGGTTTCCCAATCCGCGACAGTGACGCCGTCGAACTGGTACTGCGCCGGCGTATCATCCAGCCAGTTGGTCGTGCATCGCGCAACGTGAACGCCGGCAGCCAAGTTTGTGACTTGATAGCCAGTACCATAGGCAACCGTGTCGATACCCGCCGCGTTCAGCGAGGCCACTTCGTTCGTCGATAGCCCATAGCGGGTCGAGTCGATCTGACCGATCATGTTGGTATGCTGCGCTTCCGGCAGCCCTTTAATAGCTGACGCCGTCGAACCCGTGCCATCCAGCCCGTTGTGCATGCCGTCGGGGTACTTGCCGAACATGTCCGCGTACTGATTCAGCACGCGGACCGTTCCGGCCTGGTTGTAGTCGCAAACGTCGCCCATGGCTTCTTCCCGATCCGCCGTGAGCTTGGGCAGGACGAGAGCGACCAGCGCGCCCATCAGCCCGATCACGATCAACAGCTCGATCAAGGTGAAACCACCCTGACCCTTCTTCGTCTTTTTCGTACTCATTCTGTTCTCTTCCTTCATCTTTCTCGGCACCATCATGGCGCCTTCGTTCTTGTGGACGGCTCCCGCTCGGTCAGCCCGCCCGATATGTCTTGCGAGTTCAATGGCGCGGGAACCGCTCCCGCAACCGATGTCTCACTCGATACGCAGCTCCTTTCCGGTCATGGCCGCCCCGCGCCTCGCGGGGCCGGCCTTCCACCGGCGTTCGTTTTCGCCTGTATTCTTCAACCCTGGCGGGCGCCACGCCCGCTCTGTATTACATCCTTGAGATTCACCACGGAGACACGGAGGCACGGAGAGAAATGCAGAGCTTCTCTCCTGTTCTCCGTGCCTCCGTGTCTCCGTGGTAGGTCTCATTTTCTCCCCGGCCCGGTTTCTTTGCGCGGCGACTCGTGGCACGGGCATTCCTCGCCCGTGGGGCAATCGCACGGCACGACGAAGCGGTACTGCTTGCCGCACTTGATCAGCACTTCCTTCTCGTGCTTGCGCAGAAAACGGATCTCGATGCTCATGTCGCCGTATCCGCTGTGCGCGAACAACATGCGATAGAGTTCCTCGATCCGCGCCAGCACGGCGTCATGCGACGATGGCATGGGCTCCCACTCCTTTCCTGCAAATCAAAGTCATGCGTCGCCCCCTGATCCACCAGGCTCGCGCATGGGCGTTCCGTTCTTGTCATTGGCCGCGACGAACTCGAGCAGCCGGTCCGTGACCTGCTTGGAGACCCCGTGCTCCAGACGGCAGGCCGTGGCATCGGCTTCTTCCTCCTCAACACCCAGCGTACCGGTGAGGAATGCCTTCCATGCCCCGTGCCGCCGCGCCACGCACCCAGCGACCTGCTCGCCTTCGGGCGTCAGCGTGACGTAGCCATACGATTCGTGTTCCACCAACCCCCGCTTCTGGAGCGCATGCAGCGCGCCGGAGACCGAGGACCGGCTGACGTTCAGCCGGGCCGCGATGTCCTTGGACCGCGCGACCGAACGCTCCCGCGTCAAGGCGAAGATGGCCTCCAGGTAGTCCTCCTGACTGCCGCTCACGCTGTTATTCGTTTCCTGCATCGCCAATCCAATCTCCCGATGACCTTCCCGAAGGCGCTAGGCGCCGCCGCGCGAGTTCGTCGTTGCACACAGAGTGCGGCTAGGCGAACTCGCGGGGCCAAAAAAAGGCGCGTGCGCCGACCAGCATCTTTTCCGCCTTTCATGTTCGTCGCGCCAAACATAATACGCCCCGCCACACTACGTCAACAACTTTTTTTCACCTTTTTTCGACCGCTGCGTTTGCGTCATTGGTCATTGGCCATTGGTCATTTGCGGGCTTCGCCCACAGTCATCAGTCATTGGCAGCCAACGGAAAGCAATGACCCGCAACCAATGACTAATGACCATTGACTACTGACCAATGACCAATGACTAATGACCTCCCCTACGCCGCCCCCATCAGCACCGCTTCCAGCGCCGTCGGACTCGTCTCTCGCAGAGCCATGAATTGTCTTCCCGTCTTCTTGCACAGTCCCTTTACGACCTTCAGTGCGGAGTGGCTGTTGACGCGGGTGATGAAGATCACCAGGTCCGCCTGACACACCGCCGTCCTCAACCTGTGACAGCCGCCTTGACAGTCGCCGTTATGGAAGAGGAACTGGCCGCCCATGGCTTCGACCACGCGGCGGTAATGCGGCTCCAAGCGATCCAGACCACCGATTACCGCAACGTGCATGGCATCGAGCGGACAGGGATCTGCTCCCGAGGCGGCGCAATGGGCCAGTTCGGTTTCGCAGGCTGGAACGGCGCATGGCGGCGGCGGCTCCTCGCCGAACGTGGGCGCGCCGGACTTGTCGGACAAGTCCAACAGATCGGACTCGGCCGGTGCTCCCGCAGACGTCATGACCGCAGGTTGCTGCCGCACTTCCTCCAACTCATGCTCCAGAATGCGGATGCGCCTGAGCAGTGCCGCCTCGCGGTCCGGTTGCGCCTCCAGTTCGGCGATGCGCTGCTCGTGACGGCGGCAAGCGGCCTTGAGATCGTCCGATTCGCGCTCAGTTTGCCGGAGTCGCTCCCGGAGCGCGTCGGCCGCCGCCTTCTGCTTCGCCAAACTTGCCCGCGCCTTGTTCTCCGCCATCTCCGCGGCTTTCGCCTGTTCCGCTTCCCGCAGCGATTCCAGAGAGCGTTGACGGGAATCGCGGAAAGCACCGTAGGCGATCTGGTGAACAAGATACACGCCCAGGTGTTGGAACGACTCGCGGGGATCGGTGAGCAACGCCCACATGATTCCTGCCGGCGTCTGCTTGATCCAGTCTTCGAGCTGCGCCAGGATCCGATCCTCCGATCCCTCCTCCGTAGCCCTGACGATTTGGATGATCCGCGTGTACCGTTCGTTGAGGAGTTTGGTCAGGCGCTTCGGCAGCAGGCCGCCTTGCTCGTGACAGGCCTTGTGCAGCAGGTAGAAGCCGAAAGACGAATCAACACGCTTGCCCTGCTTGGAGAGATTGAACTTGCGGCAGAGCTTGCCCACGTTCTTTGCATCCAGAGCGAAGCCGAGGACCGTGCAGATGGCAATACAGTCCAGCGACCAGATGTGTTGATTGTCGTTGCTCATGCGATCAGCCCAACGCGGCCTGCGGCCGCTGGACCGCAGCCCAAGAAATATCCTCGAATCCGCGAAGACTCACCACGGAGGCACAGAGGCACAGAAAACTCGCCTCCGCCCACCGCGCGTTCTCCGTGTCTCTGTGTCTCCGTGGTTCAACTGTTTCTACATCCTGCGCTCTCGCGTGGGTCATGCGATCATCCTTTCCACGAATGGGGCTTCCTGGGGCGTACTCCGTGGCGGTTCGCCGCCGGCGCGCGCCCGCTGGAGATAGCGGTCGCACTGCTTGATGCGGTCGTAGCCCAGCATGATCCCGAGCATGAAGTCATGTTCGGGGCTCAGGCTGGAGAGATTTTCGCAACCGATCCGCCGCACCACATCTACGCAAGCCGCATTGCCGAAGAACACGTTCACGCGGGTCTGTCCGACCGGGCAGACGAGGTAGTCAATGCCGCATTTCCGCAGCTTTGCTTCCATGAACTGGCGTTGTTCGGCAGCCCCGGTGAAAAGCACCAGATTGCGCAGTCCCTTCCTGTATTCGTAGATGTGGTGCAGGAAGACCTTCATCAGCTCATCCCCAGTTCCTGCTTGAGTTGCGTGACCCAGGCCGCGATCCGCGCGTCCGTCTGGCCGGCTTGGTTGTCGTCGTCGAGGACCAGCCCGACGAACTGGCCGTCGACGACGGCTCGCGATTCGCTGAACTCGTATCCGTCCGTGGCGCATGCGCCCACGACGGTCCCTCCGGCCGCAATGGCCGCGTCGTAGAGGTCGCGCATGCCGTCAACGAAGCTGTCGCCGAATCCGTTCTGATCGCCGAGGCCGAAGACGGCAACCTTCTTGCCGGCGAGGCGCGCGCCCTTGAGCGCGTCGAGCGCGCCCACCCAATCGTCCTGCAAATCGCCGACGCCCCATGTTGACGTGCCGAGAACCAGTACGTCCGGCTCGCTGAACGCGTTAGCGTCCGCGCCGCTGACATCGCGCGCCTCTGCTCCATCGCCCAGGGCGGCCGCGATCGCTTTGGCAGCACTACCTGTGTTGCCGGTCGTGGATCCATAGAACACCGTGATCTTCTTCATCTCTGACTTCCTTTCTCGCTAGCTAGTTATTTGTCATTGGTCATTAGTCATTCGTGCATCCATCTGACGAACAGGCTTTTTCCAACGTGGGTGGCTGATTGACTCAAATGACGGATGAACGGACGGGGAGCTTCACCACGGAGGCACGGAGACACAGAGAAGACTCCTCCGTTCCGTGCTCTCTTCCGGCCCAACCGTTGCGCGGATTTGCCACGGGGCGCGGTGGATCCTTGGGGCGGAAGTCTGTTTCCCATCTGCCGCACGCCGTGGCAAATCCGCGCAACACACGGCGGGGAGGCGGCAGAGGAAGCTCCGCTGGCCCGCTCCCATCCGGAACTCCGTGCCTCCGTGTCTCCGTGGTGAATCCTCGCATCGCTTGAGTCAATCAGCCACCCAGATTCCCCATTGCAAGAGGCGCTCCGTTCCGCCGCCGCCGCGAGTTTGCCGCCGCACATAGAGTGCGGCCAGACAAACTCATGGGGCCAAAAAACACGCCTGCGCCGTACCATGTCCTTTCCGCCTTTCATGTTCGTCGCGCCAAACATAATACGCCCCGCCGCACTCCGTCAAACGTTTTTTTCACTATCGTTCCATACGGGAAAGCGACACTCACCACGGAGGCACGGAAGCACGGAGAAGGCGCCGATCCTCCGTGCCCTCTTCCGGTTCAACCGTTGCGCGGAAAATACGCGCACCACTCGCCAGGGAGGAAAGGGGATAACCCGCAGTCTCTCTCCTGCCCGACACTCCGTGACTCTGTGCCTCCGTGGTGAGTTCTTGCGGCCCGTGATCGGGTTCTGGAGCCAGCGCCGCAGCCGGTTATCCAGGCCGCCGGCCCGCCTGACCGGGCAAACCCGCCCAGCCCGGTTGTTCGACTTGATCCTTTTCGCCGCGTTTTTCCGCATTCCCATTTAGCTCGTAGATGAGCATGTCTTCACGGCAGGCCGAGGTGCAGCCCGCGCAGGGCTTGGCGCAACCGCCCGCGACCAGGCGGATCTGCCCCTTATCCACCAGCGTCTCCAGCATCTTCTCCAGCGCGCCGGCGTCCATGTCGAAGTGTCGGGCCAACTCACGCAGGGTCAACCTGCCGTGTTTCGCCAAGAGCTGTTTTGTTTCCCTCAGCACGGCTATGCCTCCACGGTCAGGGTCCGCGCCCGGGCGCGCAGACCGGCGTACAGGGCGGCCAGTGATGTCAGGCATGCGGCAATCCAGCCCGCCGAAGCCCCCGGGTGTTGCGAGAAGGTCGCACACTGATAGAACAACGTTCCGGCAACCCACGCCAGCAGCGTGAGGTAACCCACCGAGAAGGCCGCCCAGTTGAGATTGGTCTCGCGGTAGATCGCCGCGATGGCGGCCACGCAGGGCGCGTAGATCAGGATGAACAACAGGTAGGCGATGGCCCCGGCCTTGCCGTCGAAGTACTTCGCCATCGCCGTCACGGTGCCCGACTCGATCTCCATCTCCTCGGCCACGGCTTTCGTATCGCTCAAGTCGTCGTCGATCCCGACCCCCAGCGGGTCGGCCAGACCTTCGCCGAAACCCTCGAACCCGGCCGGGATGGCCGCGAAGGCAGCGGCGATACCGCCCCAGAAGTCGAATGCCTCTTCGGCTTCGGCTTCCTCGCCGGCCGCGGCGGCCTCGGCGGCGGCCTCCTGCTCGGCCATGGCCGAGTAGAGCGTGTCCAGCGTTCCCACGACCGCCTCCTTGGCGAAGAGCCCGGTGAAAAGCCCCACGGCGCCCGGCCAGTTCTCCTCGGTCAGCCCCATCGGGCGAAAAACGACGCCGACCTTCTTGCTCACCGCGCTCAGGGCCGAGTTCTCGGAATCCTCGTTGCCGAAGCTGCCGTCGGTCCCGATCGAGTTCAGGAAGCTCAGCGCCACGACCACAACGATGATGACGCGTCCCGCCCGAAGCATGAAGCTCTTCAGCCGGTTCCACGTGTGGAACAGGATGCCGCGGAAGGTCGGCATGTGGTAGGGCGGCAATTCCATCACGAAGGTCGAGGTTTCGCCGTGCAGAATGGTCCGCTTGAAGAGCAACCCGGTCAGCACGGCCAGCACGATCCCGGTGAAATACAGCCCGAAGAGGACGGTTCCGCCGTGACGTGGGAAGAACGCCGCGACGAAGAGCGTGTAGACGGGCAGTCGCGCCCCGCACGACATGAAGGGATTCATCATGATCGTCAGGATGCGGTCGCGGTTGTTCTCGAGTGTTCGGGTTGCCATGATGGCCGGCACGTTGCAGCCGAAGCCGACCAGCATCGGGATGAACGCCTTGCCCGGCAGCCCCACGGCGCGCAGCAGGCGGTCCATGGCGAAGGCCGCGCGCGCCATGTACCCCGAATCCTCCAGGAAAGCGAGGCACAGAAAGATGAAGAAGATCGGGGGAATGAACGTCGCCACGGTCTGGATGCCCCCGCCGATCCCGCCGGCCAGCAGCGCAATCAACCACTCGGGGGTCTTCATTGCGCCCAGCAGATGTCCGAATCCGTCCACGAAGATCGTGCCGCAGAGCCCATCGAAGAAGTCAATGAACGGCCCGCCGAGGTTGATCGTGGCCACGAAGACCAGATACATGACCGCCAGGAAGATCGGAATGCCGGCCACGCGGTTGAGCACCACGCGGTCGATCGCGTCGGACACCGTGCGGCGCACTTCGCTGTCGCGGCGCACCACGTCGCGCACCAGGCCATGGATGAACCCGTAGCGGCCGTCGGAGATCACGATATCGAGGTCTTCGCCCGTGTGTTTCTCGACGCGCGCGGTCTCGTCCGCGACCATGCGCTCGACCCCGGCGTCTTTCACCATGCCGAGCGCCAGCTCGTCCTGCTCGAAGGTCTTGATGGACAGCCAGCGAGCGTTGACGCCCCGTTGCGCGGCTACCGGCCGCACCTTGTCCTCCAGCGCGGCAAGCGATTTCTCCAGCTCCGCGTCATACGCGACGTGCGCCGCCGAGACCTGTTTCGTCCGCGCCGCCTCGACGATCGCCGCGCGCAGCTCGGGAAGCCCCGTGCCCTTCGAGGCCACGATCGGGACCACCGGACACCCCAGATGCCGGGCCAGGTGCGCGGTCTCGATGTGGATGCGCCGCTTCTTGGCGATGTCCACCATGTTGAGCGCCACCAGCACCGGCACGCGCATCTCCAGGAGCTGCGTGGTCAGATAGAGGTTGCGCTCGAGGTTGGACGCGTCAACGATGTTGACGACCACATCGGGCGTATCCATCAGGATGTGCTTGCGGGCGATGGACTCGTCGATGGAATAAGCGGAAAACGAGTAGATTCCCGGCAAATCCGTCACCTCGACGCGGGTGTCGCCTTCCATGTAGTGGCCATCAATACGTTCGACGGTGACGCCGGGCCAGTTGCCGACATGCTGCCGCGAGCCGGTCAAGGCGTTTAACAACGTCGTCTTGCCGCAGTTCGGATTGCCGGCGATCGCTATCCTTAGCTTATCCACATCATGACTCCCTCTGGCCGGGTCATTGGTCATTGGTCATTGGTCATTCGTGCCGCATGACTAATGCCCAATGACCACTTCGACGTCCACGACGTCGGCTTCCGCCTTGCGCAGCGTCAGGTTGGACCCGTTGATCTCCACCTCGACGGGATCTCCCATCGGGGCCTTGCGCACAAGTTTGAATTCCACGCCCTTGCGCAGGCCCATTCGCAGCAGCTTGTGCCGGTAGGCCTTGTCCGTGCCCGTAAACGCCGTCACCTTTCCCGTCTGCCCGGGCTGCATATCCCTGATCTTCATCGTTCGTCACCCCGTCGCTTGACGATGACTTTCTGCGCCATGCCATGTCCGAGCGCGATACGCGTATCGCCGACCGCCAGAACCATGCGGCCATCGTCCCCGCCGATGAGCACGTCCGCTTTGCACCCGATGTACAGCCCCATGCTGCTGATCCTCTCCTGGAACCCCGCCCCGCCGCGCAACGCCAATACGGTCAGGCGGGCGCCGTCCTCGGCCTCGGCGAGGGGGAAGCTCTTGCCCGCGCGGTCTTGTGCGCTGTTCATTCCGATTTTGCATCCGCATGGGAGCCACACCGCTTGCAGGGCTCCTCGTTCTGCGCGTGACGCTCGCAGCGGTAGCCGAAGTCCTTCACCCACTCGACGTGCGCCGCCTCGGGGCAGGTCTTCACGAACTCGGCGAAATCCACGAAGCGATCCACGATTTGGTTGGATATCCCGTGCTCCATGTTGCAAGCCGCCTCGTCGGCCGCCACCTCATCGATGGACAGTACGTTCACCATGAAGTCCCGCAGCGCCTCGTGTCGTCTCCGAACGCGCTGGGCGATGTCGGCCCCCTCCTTCGTGAGCGTCACATAACCATAGCGCTCATGGTTCACCAGCCCCCGGTCCCGTAGCGTCTGCAACATACCGGTCACGGAGGATCGGTTCACACTGAGGCGCTCCGAGATGTCTTTCGACCGCGCCACCGTATGCTCCTGGATGAGGAGAAAAATCGTCTCCAGGTAATTCTCGATGCTAATACTCAACGCTTCCGTCATGGCGGCCATCTTCCGATCTCATTCCTTTCTGGAGTTCGCGCCGCCAAACATATTACGCCCGAGCGCACTTGTCAACAGCCATTTTCTGATTCTTTTCCGGGGCACAATTCTGAGTTGCGTTCAACGAAACGTGTTTGCCTTGGCAAACATAATCGCGTATAAGGCAAGACCTTATGGACATGGATCTGAAGCAACTGACAACGCTGTATCTGTTCGCGTGTTGGCACGTGATCTTGCCGGGACACGGCAAGACACTGTTGGTCGCCGTCTGTATCTCCGGCGGGCCGCGCCTGCGGCTGCTGCGGGTCGCGGCAGGCTACAGCCTGTCCCACGGCATCATGATGGGCCTGGCCGCCATGTCCGGGCTCCTGCTTGCCGACCGGCTTGCCCATTTGGCCGGCCGCCATGGCCTGCTGATCAAGAATCTGTACTTGCCCATTCTGTTGCTGGTGGGGCTGCATTTCGCCGTCAAGGCGTGGAAAGGCATGCGACAACGCAACATGAGGCAAGCGCAGGGCCGGAACGAGCCCTGGGAGCACGCTGCGGCCGATGCTCGCCTGGACTTCGCGCACAGGCGACCGTTCCTGACGGGCCTCAGCGTCGGAGTGATCCCGTGCAGCGATGTTCTCGGACTCGTGGCAATCAGCCCGATGCTGGTGAGAGCACACGAGAACCTGCTGGCTGCCGGGACAACGGTATGGCTGGGAGTCACGACCACGGTCATGGCGATTGCCGGGGCGCTCCGACTTCTCCCCACCGACAAGCTGACGAAGAAGATTCCCGACTGGCTGGCGTACGGCGTCGCGGCTCTGATTTGCTTCGCCGTACTGGCGCACAGAGGATGGATGATATGGCGCGACTACGTATTGCTCTACCGATAGGCTTGATGCTCCTTGTCGCCGGCTGCATGCCGCAACAACCGGCCGAGCAGGCCCCGCAAGGCCCAGCCGACGTGAGCATGGCCAAGCACATCACCGCCGCGCATGGCGTGCGCATCGGCGAAGACGAAGCCGCCGATATCCTCGTTGTGGAGACGAACGCGCAAGTGACGGTCAGGTTCAGTCAGGACTTCCTGGGCCGGGTGGAACGCGACTGCCTGATGGTTCTGAGATTCAGCGGTCCCGAGAAGACCTTTGCCAAGCCCGAATACCTCAGTTTTCTGGATCAGCTTCACGCCTATCTCGTCCTCACCCCCATCAGACGCCGAGAAGGCTCAAGGAGGGATTGAGGCGGCGGATTCCCGCAACCTCGCGACACACGGATGGCGGCGATGCCCCGGAACTGCCGTAGCGCCCGCCGCATGGAGGGCCGGAGAAGCGAACTGCGCCACCGGCGCAGAGGCGGCCCGGCGCTTCGCTGGGTAGCCGCCGACCGTTTCGACGGCCAGGAATGCGGAAGCAAGGGCGCTCAGGCAGGGAGGGGCACGGCGGCGCGGAGCCCGGAAGGACAGGCCATGTGGCCGGT
It contains:
- a CDS encoding FeoA family protein, whose protein sequence is MNSAQDRAGKSFPLAEAEDGARLTVLALRGGAGFQERISSMGLYIGCKADVLIGGDDGRMVLAVGDTRIALGHGMAQKVIVKRRGDER
- a CDS encoding metal-dependent transcriptional regulator; translation: MAAMTEALSISIENYLETIFLLIQEHTVARSKDISERLSVNRSSVTGMLQTLRDRGLVNHERYGYVTLTKEGADIAQRVRRRHEALRDFMVNVLSIDEVAADEAACNMEHGISNQIVDRFVDFAEFVKTCPEAAHVEWVKDFGYRCERHAQNEEPCKRCGSHADAKSE
- a CDS encoding FeoA family protein — its product is MKIRDMQPGQTGKVTAFTGTDKAYRHKLLRMGLRKGVEFKLVRKAPMGDPVEVEINGSNLTLRKAEADVVDVEVVIGH
- the feoB gene encoding Fe(2+) transporter permease subunit FeoB codes for the protein MDKLRIAIAGNPNCGKTTLLNALTGSRQHVGNWPGVTVERIDGHYMEGDTRVEVTDLPGIYSFSAYSIDESIARKHILMDTPDVVVNIVDASNLERNLYLTTQLLEMRVPVLVALNMVDIAKKRRIHIETAHLARHLGCPVVPIVASKGTGLPELRAAIVEAARTKQVSAAHVAYDAELEKSLAALEDKVRPVAAQRGVNARWLSIKTFEQDELALGMVKDAGVERMVADETARVEKHTGEDLDIVISDGRYGFIHGLVRDVVRRDSEVRRTVSDAIDRVVLNRVAGIPIFLAVMYLVFVATINLGGPFIDFFDGLCGTIFVDGFGHLLGAMKTPEWLIALLAGGIGGGIQTVATFIPPIFFIFLCLAFLEDSGYMARAAFAMDRLLRAVGLPGKAFIPMLVGFGCNVPAIMATRTLENNRDRILTIMMNPFMSCGARLPVYTLFVAAFFPRHGGTVLFGLYFTGIVLAVLTGLLFKRTILHGETSTFVMELPPYHMPTFRGILFHTWNRLKSFMLRAGRVIIVVVVALSFLNSIGTDGSFGNEDSENSALSAVSKKVGVVFRPMGLTEENWPGAVGLFTGLFAKEAVVGTLDTLYSAMAEQEAAAEAAAAGEEAEAEEAFDFWGGIAAAFAAIPAGFEGFGEGLADPLGVGIDDDLSDTKAVAEEMEIESGTVTAMAKYFDGKAGAIAYLLFILIYAPCVAAIAAIYRETNLNWAAFSVGYLTLLAWVAGTLFYQCATFSQHPGASAGWIAACLTSLAALYAGLRARARTLTVEA